A region from the bacterium genome encodes:
- a CDS encoding lipopolysaccharide biosynthesis protein translates to MPYDIGEKTKRSIFWVTSARICNYIIEFVGGVIVARILFPQDFGIMAIAMIFVHFAQRLGEFGFNVALIQKEKITQDHIFTIFMINLGMGIILCLSLVGTSPFIGKFYDNDLVGKVLAVVSIEFILRGLASTPLALLQRELKYAQHSAISFINIFFSTGVTVLLAFLNFEIWSLVFGRLTASATEIISIMIITKWIPKFRYKHWAMKEMFSFGIWMFLRAQLAYFLRNIDYFIISKRLGVVPLGFYERGSNLVIASQRLIGIGIQQVSFSSFSRIQKDNELLKNTFQKILTGLSLYNYPILIGMFLIAPSFIPVVYGEKWIPTILPLQVLCFSGIPRSLEFLSNSFATAKGDLKKFTGILALHFIFLSIACFIGSSYGIVGVAIAVSISGVFIYILLFNFLMHIGGFKLMDILTPQIPALIYVSIMALGVKSWELVMKNLWQIQSFPMLISSILVGGILYIGALFTIRFKQTEFLRLELMTRIKS, encoded by the coding sequence ATGCCTTATGATATCGGAGAAAAAACTAAAAGAAGTATTTTTTGGGTAACTTCTGCTCGAATATGCAATTATATAATTGAATTTGTTGGGGGGGTAATAGTTGCCCGAATTCTATTCCCTCAAGATTTTGGAATTATGGCAATTGCTATGATTTTTGTTCACTTCGCACAACGATTGGGTGAATTCGGTTTTAATGTCGCCTTAATTCAAAAAGAAAAAATTACACAAGACCATATTTTTACAATATTTATGATTAATTTGGGAATGGGGATTATCTTATGCCTTTCTCTGGTTGGAACTTCTCCTTTTATTGGAAAGTTCTACGATAATGACCTGGTAGGAAAGGTATTGGCTGTTGTTTCCATAGAGTTTATCTTGAGAGGGTTAGCAAGCACTCCTCTGGCATTGTTGCAGAGGGAACTCAAATATGCTCAACATTCTGCAATTTCTTTTATAAATATATTTTTTTCAACCGGAGTAACTGTCCTATTGGCCTTTCTTAATTTTGAAATCTGGAGTCTTGTATTTGGCAGATTAACCGCAAGTGCTACGGAAATTATTAGCATTATGATAATAACTAAATGGATTCCAAAATTTAGGTATAAACATTGGGCAATGAAAGAAATGTTTTCTTTTGGTATATGGATGTTTTTGAGGGCTCAACTTGCTTATTTCCTTAGAAATATAGACTATTTTATTATTAGCAAAAGGCTGGGCGTTGTCCCGTTAGGTTTTTATGAAAGAGGAAGTAACCTGGTTATTGCCTCTCAAAGACTGATTGGCATAGGTATTCAGCAGGTAAGTTTTTCTTCGTTTTCCCGTATTCAAAAGGATAATGAACTTTTGAAAAATACCTTTCAGAAAATATTAACAGGACTCTCTCTATATAACTATCCTATTTTAATAGGGATGTTTTTGATTGCTCCTTCATTTATTCCTGTAGTCTATGGGGAAAAATGGATACCAACAATTTTACCTCTTCAAGTTCTATGTTTCTCTGGTATCCCTCGCTCTTTAGAATTTTTAAGTAACTCATTTGCTACGGCTAAAGGAGACTTGAAAAAATTTACAGGAATACTGGCGCTTCATTTTATCTTTTTATCTATCGCCTGTTTTATAGGGAGTTCTTATGGTATTGTTGGGGTGGCTATTGCTGTAAGTATATCAGGCGTTTTCATTTATATTCTCCTATTTAATTTCCTGATGCATATTGGTGGGTTTAAATTAATGGATATTCTGACACCGCAAATCCCTGCTTTAATCTATGTTAGTATTATGGCATTAGGGGTAAAATCATGGGAATTAGTGATGAAAAACCTCTGGCAAATACAATCATTCCCTATGCTTATTTCCTCTATCCTTGTAGGAGGGATATTATATATTGGCGCTTTATTTACAATAAGATTTAAACAGACGGAATTTTTAAGGCTGGAATTAATGACCAGGATTAAATCGTAA
- a CDS encoding CDP-alcohol phosphatidyltransferase family protein, whose amino-acid sequence MSTIDNKHLSIKELRVFQPEEKDPTWKFCLFFSIYITKLFLYTKISANQVSFLFCIVSLFAALLLMMGIATYDWRYFIGVPFFIYLYLILDCVDGEVARAKGTANPITGKVVDVLCHEIFDDAVIVAVTLGIYFRIENELALIIGLFLFFGKSISRRLEDIIIRVIRLHAQDKVREEDIVNVSTNHKIKRLIHYILPSNFEHGYIPYKGIFLIMICSLFGDLMLLGAFALWAFWFNLKWVYKTCKFFKAPYKYLK is encoded by the coding sequence ATGAGCACGATAGATAATAAACATCTTTCCATAAAAGAATTAAGAGTCTTTCAACCAGAAGAGAAAGACCCTACATGGAAATTTTGTCTATTTTTTTCGATTTACATCACTAAGTTGTTTTTATATACAAAGATTTCAGCCAATCAGGTGTCTTTTTTATTCTGTATTGTTAGTCTATTTGCGGCATTATTATTAATGATGGGTATAGCGACCTATGATTGGAGATATTTTATTGGAGTTCCATTTTTTATTTATCTTTACTTAATATTAGATTGTGTCGATGGAGAAGTAGCCAGGGCAAAAGGGACAGCCAATCCTATCACCGGGAAAGTAGTTGATGTTTTATGTCATGAAATTTTTGATGATGCGGTTATAGTCGCGGTAACATTAGGTATATATTTTCGAATAGAAAATGAATTGGCTTTAATTATAGGCTTATTCTTATTTTTTGGTAAAAGCATCAGCCGGAGATTAGAGGATATAATAATACGGGTAATTCGCTTGCATGCACAGGATAAAGTTCGTGAGGAAGATATTGTTAATGTTTCTACTAATCATAAAATAAAAAGATTAATTCACTATATTCTACCTTCTAATTTTGAACATGGCTATATTCCATATAAAGGGATTTTTTTAATAATGATATGTAGTTTATTCGGAGACTTGATGTTATTAGGCGCTTTTGCCCTATGGGCATTTTGGTTTAATTTAAAATGGGTGTATAAAACCTGTAAATTTTTTAAAGCACCTTATAAGTACCTTAAGTAA
- the xerC gene encoding tyrosine recombinase XerC has product MKYLDEFLSYLRVEKDASYHTQRGYKADLFLIDGFIKTLTKGKIELGNPGVDRLIIRQYLAYLQKENYARKSMARKLASLRTYFKFLCRKGYIQTNPAKSIFTPKLTQNLPTFLYQNEIVALIELPENSTALLLRDRAIMETLYSTGMRVSELVGMNLSDIDETSGVVKVLGKGNKERLVPIGSYALTCIERYLGKRIELLKKNREQEALFLNGKGGRLTSRGVRLIVNKYVHKMAISKHVSPHTFRHTFATHLLDAGADLRIVQELLGHASLATTQIYTHLTKERLKSVYDKAHPRA; this is encoded by the coding sequence ATGAAGTATTTAGATGAATTTTTGTCATATTTAAGGGTAGAAAAGGATGCCTCTTATCATACACAGCGAGGCTATAAGGCAGATTTATTCCTGATAGATGGGTTTATAAAAACTCTCACCAAAGGGAAAATAGAATTAGGGAATCCTGGTGTTGATAGATTAATAATTAGACAATACCTTGCCTATCTTCAAAAAGAAAATTATGCTCGTAAAAGTATGGCGCGAAAATTAGCCAGTCTGCGGACTTATTTTAAATTTTTATGCAGAAAAGGATATATTCAGACAAATCCCGCTAAAAGTATATTTACCCCAAAGTTGACACAAAACTTGCCAACCTTTTTATATCAGAATGAAATAGTAGCACTAATTGAATTACCTGAAAACTCAACCGCATTGCTTTTACGAGACAGGGCAATAATGGAAACCCTTTATTCAACCGGAATGAGAGTAAGTGAATTAGTTGGAATGAACCTATCAGATATAGATGAAACAAGTGGGGTGGTGAAGGTGTTAGGGAAAGGGAATAAAGAAAGATTGGTTCCAATTGGCTCTTATGCCCTGACTTGCATAGAAAGGTATCTTGGAAAACGGATAGAATTACTTAAAAAGAACCGAGAGCAAGAGGCGTTATTCCTGAATGGAAAAGGAGGACGATTGACTTCTCGCGGGGTAAGACTCATTGTTAATAAATATGTCCATAAAATGGCTATTTCAAAACATGTCAGTCCACATACCTTTCGTCATACCTTTGCCACGCATCTTTTAGATGCTGGGGCAGATTTAAGGATTGTCCAGGAATTATTAGGACATGCAAGTTTGGCTACAACCCAGATTTATACCCACTTGACTAAAGAACGACTCAAATCTGTTTATGACAAAGCCCACCCCCGAGCATAA